The following proteins come from a genomic window of Dermacentor albipictus isolate Rhodes 1998 colony chromosome 8, USDA_Dalb.pri_finalv2, whole genome shotgun sequence:
- the LOC139049282 gene encoding uncharacterized protein: protein MEASTSRMDTYACNRCHQRTHSLSSLFRHFCTWHGTEDNWKCDLEGCEKTYRLYSSFRKHVSRHHNHLFLQTTTADASLAPRADNLEETLQTYPTQPVGQAAEQACLDVDIFNTSGQRVDVGTPDSSVQCAMVLSSLLLKWQEGRQLPESTLNEVTNDMINFISEFRADFNATTITKLEQLRTKTGRENWWKTSHTFVPPQTVYLEDQGTSDSYEYIPILETLKAVSSAHDIFQTNRKPSSTLLQDVSDGMYFKEHCLFKNASNQKLFALQLYFDEFEVCNPIGSKRGKHKVLAGYLTILNLPPQFRSKVDSKHLVLLVKNSTVARFTLHRIVQPLLEDIQQLESQGVAIDGELVKGSLLYVCGDNLSSHQIGGFRECFSSGPICRFCLAKKEDISEKWNEEEFIIRTQKMHTQHINLLKTDSSLSNVYGISGESCLSSLQSFDVTKGLPPDVMHDLFEGVIPFAMKHILRHIISCRVFTLDQLNERLSSFPLQGGEKKSRLPPLSYHSVFGTSAIKGSAAEKLCFFRFFSLRVGDVVAKGNAAYDVYLALRAIVDIVLAPQLCCGAAAQFSIFETKYFDDHMHAFVVENTAHNVIVEDTAHVFFDPLYLYKAVFE from the exons ATGGAGG CCAGTACATCACGCATGGACACATATGCTTGCAACCGGTGCCACCAGAGGACCCACTCCTTGTCATCTCTTTTTCGTCATTTCTGCACTTGGCATGGCACGGAGGACAACTGGAAGTGTGACTTGGAAGGCTGTGAAAAAACTTATAGGCTTTATAGCTCCTTCCGTAAACATGTCAGCCGTCACCACAATCATCTGTTCCTCCAGACAACCACAGCTGATGCATCCTTGGCACCCCGTGCTGACAACCTCGAAGAAACACTACAAACTTATCCCACCCAGCCTGTTGGGCAAGCAGCTGAACAGGCGTGCTTGGATGTTGATATTTTTAACACCAGTGGTCAGCGTGTTGATGTTGGCACTCCTGACAGCAGTGTTCAGTGTGCTATGGTTCTGTCTTCGTTGTTACTAAAGTGGCAAGAAGGCAGGCAGTTACCCGAGAGCACCTTGAATGAAGTTACGAATGATATGATAAACTTCATTTCAGAATTTAGAGCAGACTTCAATGCAACCACTATTACAAAACTTGAGCAGCTCAGAACAAAAACAGGCCGAGAAAACTGGTGGAAAACTTCACATACGTTTGTTCCTCCACAAACAGTATACCTTGAAGATCAAGGTACTTCTGACAGCTATGAATACATTCCAATTTTGGAAACATTAAAGGCTGTCTCAAGTGCCCATGACATTTTCCAAACAAATCGCAAACCTTCTTCAACTCTTCTACAGGATGTGTCTGATGGCATGTACTTCAAGGAGCACTGCTTGTTCAAGAATGCCAGCAATCAGAAACTTTTTGCTCTACAGCTGTACTTTGATGAATTTGAAGTCTGCAATCCCATTGGAAGCAAGCGTGGAAAACACAAAGTCTTGGCTGGATATCTAACAATTCTAAACTTGCCACCCCAATTTCGCTCGAAAGTTGACAGCAAGCACCTTGTTCTTCTTGTGAAAAATTCCACTGTAGCCAGATTCACATTGCACAGAATTGTCCAACCATTACTTGAGGACATACAGCAGCTAGAATCCCAAGGAGTTGCGATTGATGGAGAACTCGTTAAAGGCTCTCTTCTTTATGTCTGTGGAGATAACTTGTCTAGCCATCAAATTGGCGGTTTCCGAGAATGCTTTTCATCGGGGCCAATCTGCCGTTTCTGCTTGGCAAAGAAAGAGGACATCAGTGAGAAGTGGAATGAAGAAGAGTTTATCATTCGAACACAGAAAATGCATACTCAACATATTAATCTGTTGAAGACTGATTCAAGCCTCAGCAATGTTTATGGCATCAGTGGTGAAAGTTGTCTAAGTTCACTTCAGTCATTTGATGTGACGAAAGGCCTTCCGCCTGATGTTATGCATGACCTGTTCGAAGGAGTCATTCCGTTTGCCATGAAACACATCTTGCGCCACATTATATCATGCCGTGTGTTCACTCTTGATCAGCTAAATGAGAGGCTTAGCTCATTTCCCTTGCAAGGAGGGGAGAAAAAATCACGACTACCTCCTCTGTCCTATCACTCAGTGTTTGGCACATCAGCCATAAAAGGTTCTGCTGCTGAaaagctttgtttttttcggTTCTTTTCACTGCGTGTGGGCGATGTAGTTGCAAAGGGAAATGCTGCATATGATGTGTACCTTGCATTGCGTGCAATTGTTGACATTGTACTTGCACCACAACTGTGCTGTGGTGCAGCTGCACAATT tTCAATTTTTGAAACAAAGTATTTTGACGACCACATGCATGCTTTTGTCGTGGAAAACACGGCTCACAATGTCATAGTTGAAGACACTGCACATGTGTTTTTTGACCCACTGTACCTTTACAAG gctgtgtttgagtga